A window of Vigna unguiculata cultivar IT97K-499-35 chromosome 4, ASM411807v1, whole genome shotgun sequence contains these coding sequences:
- the LOC114182541 gene encoding glycosyltransferase BC10, with the protein MKRKVIQQRWKKKLFASIFVVFCFGSFLFMQTRYNHVVGLVSLQRHFVSEPEVQRPKIAFLFIARNRLPLEMVWDAFFRGGDSKFSIFVHCRPGFLLNKVTTKSPYFLNRQVNNSVQIEWGEASMIEAERVLLRHALSDPLNERFVFLSDSCIPLYNFTYTYDYIMSASTSFVDSFADTKEGRYNPKMDPVIPVYNWRKGSQWAVLTRKHAKVVVEDETVFPMFQKYCKKKPLPEFWRDHYIPADTSKIHNCIPDEHYVQTLLAQKDLEAEITRRSLTHTAWDISNSRDHERRGWHPVTYKYSDATPMLLKFIKDIDNIYYETEYRREWCSSKGKASTCFLFARKFTRTAALRLLDLSGLGEFN; encoded by the exons ATGAAGCGTAAGGTGATTCAGCAGAGGTGGAAGAAGAAGCTTTTTGCTTCGATCTTTGTGGTGTTCTGTTTTGGGAGTTTCTTGTTTATGCAGACACGTTACAATCATGTTGTGGGGTTGGTTTCATTGCAACGCCATTTTGTTTCTGAGCCTGAGGTTCAGCGCCCCAAGATTGCGTTTCTCTTCATTGCACGGAACAGGCTACCTTTGGAAATGGTTTGGGATGCATTCTTTAGG GGAGGTGATAGCaaattctcaatttttgttcacTGCAGACCAGGGTTTCTTCTCAACAAAGTAACAACTAAATCACCTTATTTTTTGAATCGACAAGTTAATAATAGTGTACAg ATTGAGTGGGGAGAAGCAAGCATGATAGAGGCCGAGCGCGTTTTACTAAGACACGCACTAAGCGATCCTTTAAATGAACGCTTTGTTTTCCTCTCAGATAG CTGTATACCTTTATACAACTTCACTTACACTTATGACTACATCATGTCAGCATCAACTAGTTTTGTGGACAG CTTTGCTGACACGAAAGAAGGCCGTTATAATCCAAAAATGGATCCTGTTATTCCTGTCTATAACTGGAGGAAAGGATCTCAG TGGGCTGTTCTTACCAGAAAGCATGCCAAGGTTGTAGTGGAAGATGAAACTGTGTTTCCAATGTTTCAAAAATATTGCAAG AAAAAACCACTGCCAGAATTTTGGAGGGATCATTACATT CCTGCTGACACATCCAAGATCCATAATTGCATACCAGATGAACACTATGTTCAGACACTACTGGCT CAAAAGGACCTTGAAGCCGAAATCACACGAAGATCATTGACACACACTGCTTGGGATATTTCCAACTCGAGGGATCATGAGCGCCGCGGATGGCATCCAGTGACTTACAAGTACTCAGATGCTACGCCTATGcttctaaaatttattaag GACATAGATAATATTTACTACGAAACAGAATACCGAAGAGAATGGTGCAGCAGCAAGGGTAAAGCATCAACTTGCTTcctttttgcaagaaaatttacTCGAACTGCTGCTTTAAGGCTTCTTGATTTG tCTGGTCTGGGAGAGTTCAATTAA